The Alnus glutinosa chromosome 7, dhAlnGlut1.1, whole genome shotgun sequence genome includes a region encoding these proteins:
- the LOC133874357 gene encoding polygalacturonase inhibitor — MAIPLLSLLCLFTLLFSFAHSELCNPKDKKVLLQIKAALNNPYLLASWNPAHDCCDWYCVTCDSTSHRINSLTIFAGKISGQIPAEVGDLPYLETLEFHKLSNLTGPIQPAIAKLKNLNFLRLSWTNLSGPVPDFLSKLKNLNFLDLAFNDLSGSIPSSLSLLPNLNALHLDRNKLTGPIPESFGKFTKVPDLYLSHNQLTGKIPASFAKMDFSVIDLSRNKLEGDASVVFGSNKTTQIVDLSRNLLQFDLSKVQFPKSLTSLDLNHNSITGSIPVEMTALNLQFLNVSYNRLCGKIPVGGKLQSFDYSSYFHNRCLCGSPLPSCK; from the coding sequence ATGGCCATCCCTCTCCTCTCCCTCCTCTGCCTTTTCacccttctcttctccttcgCCCACTCCGAGCTCTGCAACCCGAAAGACAAAAAAGTCCTGCTACAAATCAAGGCAGCCCTCAACAACCCCTATCTACTCGCCTCCTGGAACCCAGCCCACGACTGCTGCGACTGGTACTGCGTCACGTGCGACTCCACCTCCCACCGCATCAACTCCCTCACCATCTTCGCCGGCAAAATCTCCGGCCAAATTCCGGCCGAGGTCGGTGACCTCCCTTACCTCGAAACTCTCGAGTTCCACAAGCTCTCCAACCTCACTGGCCCTATCCAGCCCGCCATTGCCAAGCTCAAAAACCTTAATTTCTTGAGGCTCAGCTGGACCAACCTCTCTGGCCCAGTCCCTGACTTCCTCAGCAAGCTCAAGAATCTCAACTTCTTAGATCTCGCCTTTAACGACCTCTCAGGCTCTATCCCATCCTCACTCTCTCTGCTTCCCAACCTCAATGCGCTTCATTTGGACCGCAACAAACTCACCGGACCAATCCCAGAATCCTTTGGGAAGTTTACCAAGGTACCGGACTTGTACCTCTCTCACAACCAACTAACTGGGAAAATCCCAGCCTCGTTCGCCAAGATGGACTTCAGCGTCATAGACCTGTCGCGCAACAAGCTCGAAGGCGACGCATCCGTGGTTTTTGGCTCCAACAAGACCACACAGATCGTGGATTTGTCGAGGAACTTGCTCCAGTTCGATCTGTCCAAGGTGCAGTTCCCCAAGAGCTTGACGTCGTTGGATCTTAACCACAACAGTATCACCGGGAGCATTCCGGTGGAGATGACCGCACTGAATTTGCAGTTCTTGAATGTGAGTTATAATAGGCTGTGTGGTAAGATTCCGGTGGGCGGCAAGCTGCAGAGCTTCGACTACTCCTCGTATTTCCACAACCGGTGCTTGTGCGGGTCGCCGCTTCCAAGCTGCAAGTGA
- the LOC133872561 gene encoding FT-interacting protein 1 produces MSSPAVPKPQEDYKLKDMKPQLGERWPHGGLRGGGGWISSERATSTYDLVQQMFYLYVRVEKAKDLPTNPITGNCDPYVEVKMGNFKGKTQHFEKRTNPEWKQVFAFSKDKIQSSLLEVYVKEKEMVGRDDYLGKVVFDMNEVPTRVPPDSPLAPQWYRLEDRRGDTKVKGEVMLAVWMGTQADEAFPEAWHSDATSVHGEGVFSIRSKVYVSPKLWYLRVNVIEAQDVQPHDKSQPPQAFVKAHVGNQMLKTKLCPTRTANPLWNEDLIFVAAEPFEEQLVLTVENKVTAAKDEVMGKIILPLAIFEKRLDHRPVHSRWFNLEKFGFGVLEGDKRHEHKFSTRVHLRVCLEGAYHVLDESTMYVSDVRPTARQLWKNPIGILEVGILSAQGILPMKTKDGRGTTDAYCVAKYGQKWVRTRTIIDSLSPKWNEQYTWEVYDPCTVITLGVFDNCHLGGNEKPAAGSGARNDSRIGKVRIRLSTLEMDRIYTNSYPLLVLQPSGLKKMGELQLAVRFTCLSLAHIIYLYGHPLLPKMHYLQPFTVNQLDSLRYQAMTIVAVRLGRAEPPLRKEVVEYMLDVDSHMWSMRRSKANFFRIVSLFSGVISMSRWLGEVCHWKNPVTSVLVHVLFFILICYPELILPTAFLYMFLIGIWNFRFRSRRPPHMDTKLSWAEAVHPDELDEEFDTFPTTKAQDVVRMRYDRLRSVAGRIQTVVGDIATQGERFQTLLSWRDPRATSLFIIFCLNAAVVLYVTPFRIVALLAGIYWLRHPKFRSKLPSVPSNFFRRLPSRADSML; encoded by the coding sequence ATGAGTTCACCAGCTGTTCCTAAGCCCCAAGAGGACTATAAACTGAAGGACATGAAACCCCAGCTTGGGGAGAGGTGGCCGCATGGAGGACTACGTGGTGGAGGCGGTTGGATTAGCAGCGAAAGGGCTACGAGCACTTACGATCTGGTCCAACAGATGTTTTACCTATATGTTCGAGTTGAGAAAGCCAAAGATCTTCCCACCAACCCTATAACAGGAAACTGTGATCCATATGTAGAAGTGAAGATGGGGAATTTTAAGGGAAAAACTCAGCACTTCGAGAAGAGAACAAACCCTGAATGGAAACAGGTTTTTGCGTTCTCAAAAGACAAGATTCAGTCATCACTTCTTGAAGTTTatgtcaaagaaaaagaaatggtgGGAAGAGATGATTATTTAGGGAAGGTGGTCTTCGACATGAATGAAGTCCCAACAAGGGTTCCCCCAGACAGCCCTTTGGCACCTCAATGGTATAGATTAGAGGACCGGAGGGGGGATACCAAGGTGAAAGGAGAGGTTATGCTTGCTGTTTGGATGGGAACACAAGCAGATGAAGCTTTCCCGGAGGCCTGGCATTCAGATGCTACTTCAGTTCATGGGGAGGGAGTTTTCAGTATCCGATCCAAGGTTTATGTTTCACCAAAACTCTGGTATCTCAGAGTTAATGTGATCGAAGCTCAGGATGTTCAGCCACATGACAAAAGCCAACCACCGCAAGCTTTTGTGAAGGCTCATGTTGGAAATCAGATGCTGAAAACAAAGCTATGCCCAACGCGAACCGCCAACCCTCTCTGGAACGAAGATTTAATCTTTGTAGCAGCCGAACCTTTCGAAGAGCAGCTGGTGCTTACAGTTGAAAATAAAGTAACTGCTGCAAAAGATGAAGTTATGGGAAAGATAATACTGCCACTTGCCATCTTTGAAAAGCGCTTGGATCACAGGCCAGTTCATTCCCGCTGGTTCAACCTTGAAAAATTTGGCTTCGGTGTTTTGGAAGGAGACAAGAGGCACGAGCATAAGTTTTCAACCAGGGTTCACCTTAGAGTATGTCTTGAGGGTGCTTACCATGTACTGGATGAATCTACAATGTACGTCAGTGATGTACGGCCCACTGCAAGGCAGCTGTGGAAGAATCCAATCGGCATTCTTGAAGTGGGGATTTTGAGTGCTCAAGGGATTCTACCAATGAAGACCAAGGACGGCAGGGGAACCACAGACGCTTATTGTGTAGCCAAGTATGGGCAGAAGTGGGTGCGAACCAGAACAATCATTGATAGCCTCAGCCCGAAATGGAATGAGCAATATACATGGGAGGTCTACGATCCTTGCACTGTGATCACCTTGGGAGTTTTTGACAACTGCCATTTGGGTGGAAATGAGAAACCAGCTGCCGGCAGTGGAGCTCGAAATGACTCAAGAATCGGGAAGGTAAGAATCCGGCTATCGACCCTGGAAATGGATCGAATTTATACAAACTCTTATCCACTTCTGGTTCTGCAACCTTCTGGTTTGAAAAAGATGGGTGAACTCCAATTAGCAGTTCGATTCACCTGTCTCTCTTTAGCACATATAATATACCTCTATGGCCACCCGTTACTTCCAAAAATGCATTATCTACAACCCTTCACTGTAAACCAGTTAGATAGTTTGAGGTATCAGGCCATGACCATTGTAGCAGTAAGGCTAGGTCGAGCCGAGCCGCCGCTGAGGAAAGAGGTTGTTGAGTATATGCTGGACGTGGATTCCCACATGTGGAGCATGAGAAGAAGCAAAGCTAATTTCTTTAGAATTGTCTCACTGTTTTCTGGTGTAATCTCTATGAGCAGGTGGCTTGGTGAGGTTTGTCATTGGAAGAACCCGGTTACTTCAGTTCTAGTTCATGTCCTGTTTTTCATATTGATATGTTACCCAGAATTGATCCTTCCAACTGCCTTCCTCTACATGTTTCTTATTGGGATATGGAATTTCCGGTTCCGGTCACGGCGTCCTCCTCACATGGATACTAAACTTTCATGGGCAGAAGCAGTTCACCCAGACGAACTAGATGAAGAGTTTGACACCTTTCCTACAACCAAGGCTCAAGATGTCGTACGTATGAGGTACGACAGGCTTAGAAGCGTAGCCGGAAGAATTCAGACGGTGGTGGGAGATATTGCAACACAGGGAGAGAGATTTCAGACCCTGCTCAGCTGGAGAGACCCAAGAGCAACCAGTCTCTTCATTATTTTCTGCCTTAATGCTGCAGTGGTTCTCTACGTTACACCCTTTAGGATAGTTGCTTTGCTTGCAGGCATATATTGGCTACGGCATCCCAAATTCCGAAGCAAGCTACCCTCAGTGCCCAGCAATTTCTTCAGAAGACTGCCATCTCGCGCTGATAGCATGCTTTGA
- the LOC133872562 gene encoding large ribosomal subunit protein eL6-like: MAPEMGGARMSRNPDLIRGVGKYSRSKMYHKRGLWAIKAKNGGVFPRHDPRPAVTNPLPAKPPKFYPADDVKKPLVNKRKPKPTKLRSSITPGTVLILLAGRFMGKRVVFLKQLSSGLLLVTGPFKINGVPLRRVNQSYIIATSTKVDVSGVNLEKFDDDYFTKEGGKKIKKGEGEFFEAEKEEKKALPQEKKDGQKLVDSPLIKAIEGVPDLQSYLAARFSLKSGMKPHELVF; encoded by the exons ATGGCGCCGGAGATGGGAGGCGCGAGAATGAGCCGCAACCCAGATCTCATTCGCGGCGTTGGCAAGTACTCCAGATCCAAGATGTACCACAAGCGTGGCCTCTGGGCTATAAAGGCCAAAAACGGCGGCGTTTTCCCCCGCCACGACCCCAGGCCGGCGGTTACCAACCCGTTACCGGCGAAGCCGCCCAAGTTCTACCCAGCTGACGACGTAAAGAAGCCGCTCGTCAACAAGCGCAAGCCCAAGCCCACCAAGCTCAG GTCGAGTATTACTCCAGGGACGGTGTTGATATTGTTGGCTGGGAGGTTCATGGGGAAGAGAGTTGTTTTTCTCAAACAGCTTTCATCTGGGTTGCTTCTGGTTActg GGCCATTCAAGATCAATGGTGTTCCCTTAAGACGGGTGAACCAATCTTACATTATTGCAACTTCCACCAAGGTTGACGTTTCTGGGGTCAATTTAGAAAAGTTTGATGATGATTACTTCACAAAGGAAGGAGGCAAGAAGATAAAGAAAGGAGAGGGAGAGTTCTTTGAGGCAGAGAAAGAG GAAAAGAAGGCACTCCCGCAAGAGAAGAAAGATGGTCAAAAGCTTGTTGATTCCCCATTGATAAAGGCCATTGAGGGAGTCCCAGACTTGCAGAGCTATCTGGCTGCAAGATTTTCTCTCAAGTCAGGCATGAAGCCTCATGAGCTAGTGTTTTAG